The genomic interval CGTCCGCGTCGGCGGCTGGGCCCGCGCCCGCGAAGGCGGAAACGTCCGGCAAGAGGGCAAGGAGTACACTGTCGCCGACGGCGATGTGATCCTCTTCAAGTTCAACGTCTGAGCCGGATCCGCGAGCGCCGGGCGGGGCGCGCTTCGTAGGGGTGATCGCGGGTCATTTTCGCGGCAGATAGGCTCCGGTTCTGCCGGCAGGATTGGGTGTGCCGATGAAGCGAACGACGACGCTGCGGGTCGCCTGGGCGGGTCTCTACGGTCTGGTTGCGCTCGCGCTGCCTTCCGTGGGCGCGGCGAGCTCCTTTCGCGGACTCATCGGATCGGCGGGAGCCGCCCCCGAGCGCGTCGAGGCCTACAACATTTCCGACGACGGCCGCGTCGTCGTAGGTCAGCTGAGGACGGCTGGCATGGTTCGCGGGGAGGCGTTCCGCTGGACCGCCGAAGCCGGGTTCGAGCGCCTCGGCATTCTCGGTGGCGAGAACCAGGAGAGCGCCGCACTCGCCGTTTCCGCGGATGGATCCGTGGTCGTCGGTACGAGCACCTCTCCCCTCTCAGACTATGGTGAGGCGTTCCGTTGGGAGCGCTCGACAGGGATGATCGGACTGGGCGACCTCCCAGGCGGCTATGCCGAGAGTAGCGCGACCGCAGTGTCGGCGGACGGCTCTGTCGTCGTGGGCCGGAGCACTTCGGCGCTGGCTCCGAATTCGTTCGGAGAGGCGTTCCGCTGGACAGCGGCGACGGGGATGGCGGGGCTCGGCGTGCTGACGTCGAGTGGTTTCGACTACAGCTTCGCCAACGGAGTGTCCGCGGACGGGGCGTCGATCACCGGCACGGCATCCACGGAGCAGGGGCACGAGATCTTCCTCTGGACGGCACTCGACGGCATGGTTCCCCTGGGCAGTCTCGAGGGCAAGCCCTATCCGACGAGCTACGGTCTCGACATCTCCGCGGACGGCTCGGTTCTCATCGGCTATACGGACTACGCAACTCAGGTGGCGAGGTCGTTTCGCTGGACGGCCGCGAACGGCATGGAGGAACTCGCAGGCCTTCCGGGATCGGCTGGGGACCGTGTCTGGCGTCTCTCCGTCGATGGCTCCGTCGCCGTAGGA from Thermoanaerobaculia bacterium carries:
- a CDS encoding PEP-CTERM sorting domain-containing protein gives rise to the protein MKRTTTLRVAWAGLYGLVALALPSVGAASSFRGLIGSAGAAPERVEAYNISDDGRVVVGQLRTAGMVRGEAFRWTAEAGFERLGILGGENQESAALAVSADGSVVVGTSTSPLSDYGEAFRWERSTGMIGLGDLPGGYAESSATAVSADGSVVVGRSTSALAPNSFGEAFRWTAATGMAGLGVLTSSGFDYSFANGVSADGASITGTASTEQGHEIFLWTALDGMVPLGSLEGKPYPTSYGLDISADGSVLIGYTDYATQVARSFRWTAANGMEELAGLPGSAGDRVWRLSVDGSVAVGDAFLNGRSATIWDATHGMQELKQALLDAGLAQQIEGWTFEYSAGVAADNVTITGSGINPAGQYDGFIAELGPPAIVQIPTVSGGMLVAFAVLLVAGALGRLRILRRG